In a genomic window of Flavobacterium sp. KACC 22761:
- a CDS encoding polysaccharide biosynthesis tyrosine autokinase, with amino-acid sequence MLDIKDFSIFENQSSFDFKGLLLKILSYWKWFLISLVIAFTIAYQVNIRKEKIYGMQTLISIKEESNPFFTSNTSLVFNWGGISDQVNGITTILQSRSHNELVVSKLQYYIDYLTMGKYNLIDSYGEVPFYVDIDKSRGQLANTLIKIKFISENVYEVRIPFESNSVSLINYAENSYSNTAVQPVEFIKRYKVGERVSLPFLNWKLQINDNPGLYKGNEYYVKFNDFDGTVSRYKGINVNSDDKGGSILTLSMQGTNKARLVEYLNSTVKMLIKIQLDGKNQFATNTIKFIDSTLIAMEAQLKQTGNELKSFRKDKNIYELEGSADKFSNKIMDFDTQKDQVARKITYYNSLKAYLNNSVDYSRLPAPSVAGIDDPNIVANISKLIALSAQRSEMAYAVKSDKIFKDFDNQMEAIKSVLLENIASAKASLLYDLSLVNAKIAEAENTAKRLPEDQQELLKIKRKYDLNDNIYTSFLQKRNEAEIVRASNLSDIHFIDPAKGINGVLVGPKTSVNYILALFLGILIPLSVVLLIFFINNSIQNTEEVTKLTQIPIIGVVGLNKGGVNLAVFDKPKSALSESFRAIRSSLQFLYKKQQVSGAKTLMITSSISGEGKTFCSINIATVFALSEKKTVIIGLDLRKPRLADEFGLVNQTGVVNYLIKQNSLAEITNSTQIPNLDVILSGPIPPNPSELILSDAMREMIEELKAKYDYVILDTPPVGLVSDALELSQYSDVTLYIVRQNYTKKDMITLLNTRVKRGELSNASIVLNGYENKAKYGSGYGYGYGYGDYSNGYLEDEKKSKSVKAFFNKLMKK; translated from the coding sequence ATGTTAGATATAAAAGATTTTTCGATTTTTGAAAATCAGTCAAGTTTTGATTTTAAAGGTTTGTTGCTGAAAATTCTCAGTTATTGGAAATGGTTTTTAATCAGTTTGGTTATTGCGTTTACAATCGCTTATCAGGTAAATATCCGTAAAGAAAAAATTTACGGAATGCAGACTTTGATTTCAATTAAAGAAGAAAGCAATCCGTTTTTTACTTCAAATACTAGTTTAGTTTTCAACTGGGGAGGAATTTCAGATCAAGTTAATGGAATCACAACCATATTGCAATCAAGATCTCATAATGAGTTAGTAGTTAGTAAATTACAGTATTATATTGATTATTTGACCATGGGGAAGTACAATTTGATTGACTCTTATGGCGAAGTACCTTTTTATGTTGATATTGATAAATCTAGAGGACAACTAGCAAACACATTAATTAAAATTAAGTTTATTAGTGAAAATGTATATGAAGTTCGTATACCATTTGAAAGTAATTCTGTTTCGCTAATTAATTATGCTGAAAATTCATATTCGAATACAGCGGTTCAACCGGTCGAATTTATAAAAAGATATAAAGTTGGAGAGAGGGTTTCTTTACCTTTTTTAAACTGGAAGCTTCAAATCAACGACAACCCAGGCCTGTATAAAGGAAATGAATATTATGTAAAGTTTAATGATTTTGACGGAACTGTTTCTCGTTACAAAGGAATCAATGTAAATTCTGACGATAAAGGAGGCTCGATATTGACATTGAGCATGCAAGGAACAAATAAGGCTAGACTTGTTGAATATTTGAATTCAACCGTTAAAATGTTGATCAAGATTCAGCTTGATGGGAAAAACCAATTTGCAACTAATACAATAAAGTTCATAGACAGTACACTTATTGCAATGGAGGCGCAATTAAAACAAACTGGAAATGAGTTGAAATCATTTAGAAAAGATAAGAATATCTATGAACTAGAAGGCAGTGCTGATAAGTTTTCTAATAAGATTATGGATTTTGACACTCAGAAAGATCAGGTTGCTAGAAAAATTACGTATTATAATTCTTTAAAAGCTTATCTTAACAATAGTGTTGATTATTCAAGATTACCAGCGCCATCTGTAGCGGGAATTGATGATCCTAATATTGTGGCAAATATTTCGAAATTAATTGCCCTTTCTGCACAAAGATCAGAAATGGCTTATGCTGTAAAGAGTGATAAGATTTTCAAAGATTTTGATAATCAAATGGAGGCAATAAAAAGTGTTTTGCTTGAGAATATTGCTTCTGCAAAAGCATCTTTATTGTATGATTTATCATTAGTAAATGCTAAAATTGCGGAGGCTGAAAACACAGCAAAAAGATTGCCAGAAGACCAACAGGAATTGTTGAAAATCAAAAGGAAATATGATTTAAATGATAATATTTATACGTCGTTTTTGCAGAAGCGAAATGAAGCTGAAATCGTAAGAGCATCGAATTTGTCTGATATTCACTTTATTGATCCAGCTAAAGGCATTAATGGAGTGTTGGTTGGGCCAAAGACCTCAGTAAATTATATATTGGCCTTGTTTTTAGGAATTCTTATTCCACTTTCAGTGGTTTTACTGATTTTCTTTATTAATAATTCCATTCAAAATACAGAAGAAGTTACTAAGCTAACTCAAATCCCAATAATTGGTGTAGTTGGATTAAATAAGGGTGGTGTTAACCTAGCTGTTTTTGATAAACCAAAATCAGCTCTATCCGAATCATTTAGAGCAATACGATCTTCGTTGCAGTTTTTGTATAAAAAACAGCAGGTTAGTGGGGCAAAAACTTTGATGATTACGTCTTCAATAAGTGGAGAAGGAAAAACATTTTGCTCTATAAATATCGCTACAGTTTTTGCGTTAAGCGAAAAGAAAACTGTTATTATAGGTTTGGATTTAAGAAAACCAAGACTCGCAGACGAGTTTGGTTTAGTCAATCAAACTGGAGTTGTGAATTATTTGATTAAACAAAATAGCCTTGCTGAAATTACGAATTCAACTCAGATTCCAAATCTTGATGTTATACTTTCTGGTCCCATTCCGCCAAATCCATCAGAGTTGATATTGAGTGATGCTATGCGCGAAATGATTGAGGAATTAAAAGCAAAATATGATTATGTCATTTTAGACACACCGCCAGTAGGTTTAGTGTCAGATGCTCTGGAATTATCTCAATATTCAGATGTTACTTTATACATTGTAAGGCAGAATTACACTAAAAAAGACATGATTACGTTGCTAAATACAAGGGTCAAAAGAGGTGAGTTGAGTAACGCGAGTATTGTTTTAAACGGATATGAAAATAAGGCAAAATATGGGTCTGGGTACGGATATGGATATGGTTACGGAGATTATTCAAACGGATATCTTGAAGATGAAAAAAAGTCAAAATCAGTTAAAGCCTTTTTTAATAAATTGATGAAGAAATAA
- a CDS encoding polysaccharide biosynthesis/export family protein, whose protein sequence is MTKKSFYMLLLISTLFTSCIPIKDLVYLQDKNTSEEANTVAAVQAKPYRLQVNDVLSINLKAIDPKLVSIFNKTETTSLTTGKSEAALYFDGFTVDDHGNIRIPILGEINVIGYTLEEVRVMIEKKLLEEYFKTDANIFVTVKLAGFRYTINGEVGSTGTKTLFQEHVNIMEAVANAGDINTVGNRKEVTIIRQTPTGVQMNEIDLTDVNVMKSSYYYLQPNDYIYVKPLRQKTWGTGQTGIQSIGTIITLLSLATTVYLIIK, encoded by the coding sequence ATGACAAAAAAGAGCTTTTATATGCTGCTGTTGATCAGTACACTTTTTACTTCATGTATCCCCATTAAAGATTTGGTGTATCTGCAGGATAAAAATACTTCAGAGGAAGCAAATACTGTTGCGGCTGTGCAAGCCAAGCCTTACAGACTTCAGGTTAATGATGTTTTGAGTATTAATTTGAAAGCTATAGATCCTAAATTGGTTTCAATTTTCAATAAAACTGAGACTACAAGTCTGACAACAGGTAAGTCAGAGGCAGCTTTATATTTTGATGGTTTTACCGTTGATGACCATGGAAACATTAGAATTCCAATTTTGGGCGAAATAAATGTCATTGGTTACACTTTGGAAGAAGTTCGAGTGATGATTGAAAAAAAACTGCTTGAAGAATATTTTAAAACAGACGCAAATATTTTCGTGACAGTAAAATTAGCGGGTTTTAGATACACAATTAACGGTGAAGTTGGAAGTACAGGGACAAAAACGCTGTTTCAGGAGCATGTGAATATTATGGAAGCTGTTGCAAATGCAGGAGACATTAATACTGTGGGAAATAGAAAAGAAGTTACCATAATTCGTCAAACACCTACAGGTGTGCAAATGAATGAGATTGATCTTACTGATGTCAACGTTATGAAATCGTCCTATTATTATTTACAGCCAAACGATTATATTTATGTTAAGCCTTTGCGTCAAAAAACGTGGGGAACTGGACAGACAGGAATTCAATCGATTGGAACTATTATTACTCTATTATCATTGGCAACAACTGTTTATTTGATTATCAAATAA
- the recR gene encoding recombination mediator RecR: MEFSSKLIEKAVNEMSQLPGIGKRTALRLVLHLLKQPKEQTGFLSQALLNMREDIKFCENCHNISDTKICEICANASRNHQTICVVEDIRDVMAIENTGQYKGIYHVLGGKISPIEGVGPSQLNISSLVEKVKSGKVGEIIFALSSTMEGDTTNFYIYKQIAECQIIISTIARGISVGDELEYADEVTLGRSILHRVPFEKTFKNN, from the coding sequence ATGGAATTTTCATCAAAATTAATAGAGAAAGCGGTTAACGAAATGTCGCAATTGCCGGGTATTGGCAAGCGTACAGCTTTGCGATTGGTTCTTCATTTGCTTAAGCAGCCAAAAGAGCAAACGGGCTTTTTGTCGCAAGCACTTTTAAATATGCGCGAGGATATTAAATTTTGTGAAAACTGCCATAATATTTCAGATACAAAAATTTGTGAAATCTGTGCCAATGCGTCAAGAAATCATCAGACTATTTGTGTTGTTGAAGACATTCGCGATGTTATGGCCATTGAAAATACAGGACAGTATAAAGGAATTTATCATGTACTGGGAGGAAAAATTTCGCCAATTGAAGGTGTCGGCCCAAGCCAGTTGAATATTTCGAGTTTGGTCGAAAAAGTCAAATCTGGAAAAGTAGGAGAGATTATTTTTGCGCTTAGCTCAACTATGGAAGGCGACACAACCAATTTTTATATCTATAAGCAAATTGCAGAATGTCAAATTATAATTTCGACAATTGCAAGAGGAATATCTGTTGGAGATGAGTTGGAATATGCAGATGAAGTTACGCTTGGAAGAAGTATCTTGCACCGTGTTCCATTTGAAAAAACATTCAAAAATAATTAA
- a CDS encoding CoA-binding protein, protein MKNKKTLLLGATTKPDRYAFRAINMLTQKGHTVLAIGQNTGEVAGVKIHTKAIPVKNIDTVTLYLNPNRQRDYYNYIIEAQPKRVIFNPGTENPELYQLLELNNIEVEVACTLVLLATNQY, encoded by the coding sequence ATGAAAAACAAAAAAACTTTGCTTCTTGGTGCTACAACAAAACCAGATCGTTATGCATTTAGGGCTATAAATATGCTTACTCAAAAAGGGCACACGGTGTTGGCAATTGGTCAAAATACAGGAGAAGTTGCTGGCGTTAAAATTCATACAAAAGCAATTCCGGTAAAAAATATTGACACTGTAACTTTGTATTTAAACCCAAATCGTCAACGTGATTATTACAATTACATTATTGAAGCGCAACCAAAAAGAGTAATTTTTAACCCCGGAACTGAAAATCCTGAATTATATCAATTATTAGAATTAAATAATATTGAAGTTGAAGTTGCTTGTACATTAGTTTTATTGGCAACAAACCAATATTAA
- a CDS encoding MarC family NAAT transporter: MDLFIYLFAALFSVLNPIGTVPIFVGLTQHDSQKERSRISLWTAINVGIILLVSYFIGQYVLTFFGISIDALRIAGGIVIVNSGFSLLSGKFNKKRGINKKIENEAQQRNDIALTPLAIPMLAGPGSMSLLIAFYQEHHQMEEIIFSCLAILAIAIVIFAILKSAHYLARILGASGIVAISRIVGFIVISIGIQYIVSSIVNIIKGNF, translated from the coding sequence ATGGATTTATTCATCTACTTATTTGCTGCACTTTTTTCAGTATTAAACCCAATTGGCACAGTACCAATTTTTGTTGGATTGACGCAACACGATTCACAAAAAGAACGATCCAGAATTTCACTGTGGACAGCTATTAATGTGGGTATAATTTTATTGGTCTCTTATTTTATAGGACAATATGTTTTAACTTTTTTTGGAATCAGCATTGATGCACTTCGAATTGCCGGCGGAATTGTGATTGTAAATTCAGGGTTTTCATTATTGTCAGGAAAATTCAATAAGAAGCGAGGGATCAATAAAAAGATCGAAAACGAAGCCCAGCAGCGAAACGACATTGCATTAACACCATTAGCAATTCCGATGCTTGCCGGTCCTGGATCAATGTCGTTGTTAATAGCATTCTATCAGGAACATCATCAAATGGAGGAAATCATTTTTTCATGTCTTGCTATTTTAGCCATTGCTATAGTCATTTTTGCAATTCTAAAAAGCGCACACTATCTTGCCAGAATACTTGGTGCATCAGGAATTGTGGCAATTTCAAGAATTGTTGGTTTTATTGTAATTTCGATCGGAATTCAATATATCGTAAGTTCAATCGTAAATATTATTAAAGGGAATTTTTAA
- the ctlX gene encoding citrulline utilization hydrolase CtlX: MKQTTNAIVMIRPVAFRMNEQTAVNNYYQKVLDGLLPSTVNAKAQQEFDAFVEKLRAVGVDVTVIEDTLETDTPDSIFPNNWVSFHENGDVALYPMFAENRRQERREDILDTLEEKGFEISNIMDYTSAEDDGYFLEGTGSLLLDRANAKAYCALSPRADEELFIEFCEDFDYAPVIFEAFQTVDGERKLIYHTNVMMCLGETFAVICADCIDDKKERKMVLDNLKDDNKEIILITEDQVNNFAGNMLEVRGANDKKYIVMSASAHQSLTPKQIAQLEKHAEILSSSLDTIEACGGGSARCMMAEVFLPRN; encoded by the coding sequence ATGAAACAAACAACTAATGCAATCGTGATGATTCGGCCTGTTGCATTCAGAATGAATGAACAGACAGCTGTAAATAATTATTATCAAAAAGTATTGGACGGACTTTTGCCAAGTACTGTTAATGCAAAAGCACAGCAAGAATTTGACGCTTTTGTTGAAAAACTTCGTGCGGTAGGAGTTGATGTAACCGTTATAGAAGATACATTGGAAACAGATACTCCAGATAGTATTTTTCCGAACAACTGGGTTTCGTTTCATGAAAATGGTGATGTGGCGCTTTATCCAATGTTTGCTGAAAATAGACGTCAAGAACGTCGTGAAGATATTTTAGATACTTTGGAAGAAAAAGGTTTTGAGATTTCTAATATAATGGATTATACATCTGCAGAAGATGATGGTTATTTTTTAGAAGGAACGGGAAGTCTGCTTTTAGATCGTGCCAATGCAAAAGCATATTGCGCATTATCGCCTCGTGCTGATGAAGAGTTGTTTATTGAATTTTGCGAAGATTTTGATTATGCTCCAGTAATTTTTGAAGCTTTTCAAACTGTAGATGGAGAGCGAAAACTAATTTATCACACCAATGTGATGATGTGTTTAGGAGAAACTTTCGCTGTTATTTGTGCAGATTGCATCGACGACAAAAAAGAACGTAAAATGGTCTTGGATAATTTGAAAGATGATAACAAAGAAATTATTTTGATTACAGAAGATCAGGTTAATAATTTTGCTGGTAATATGTTGGAGGTTCGAGGAGCAAATGATAAAAAATATATTGTCATGAGTGCATCGGCCCACCAGAGTTTGACTCCAAAGCAGATAGCACAATTAGAAAAACATGCTGAAATTTTGAGCTCAAGTTTAGATACGATCGAAGCTTGCGGAGGCGGAAGTGCAAGATGCATGATGGCTGAAGTGTTTTTGCCGAGAAATTAA
- a CDS encoding dimethylarginine dimethylaminohydrolase family protein: MLQLNVKNETSRLRAVVLGSAVHNGPTPTLEEAYDPKSLEHIKAGTYPVEKDMVAEMDAFNAVFQKYDVTVYRPEMIENYNQIFARDIGFVIDDIFVKSNILPDRERELDAIQYVIDQIDPLKVVRPPEEVHIEGGDVMLWNDHIFIGTYKGSDYKDYITARTNMHGVNYIKELFPNKIVKEFDLVKSKLEARDNALHLDCCFQPVGKDKGIIYKRGFREEADYLYLVKLFGKENLFHIERNEMYNMFSNVFSIDENVVVSEKNFTRLNNWLREKGFTVEEIPYAEIAKQEGLLRCSTLPLIRD; the protein is encoded by the coding sequence ATGTTGCAATTAAATGTAAAGAACGAAACATCGCGGCTTCGCGCCGTAGTTTTGGGTTCTGCTGTTCATAATGGGCCGACTCCAACACTCGAGGAAGCTTATGATCCTAAGTCATTGGAACATATTAAGGCAGGAACTTATCCTGTAGAAAAAGATATGGTTGCTGAAATGGATGCTTTTAATGCTGTTTTTCAGAAATATGATGTAACTGTTTATCGTCCGGAAATGATCGAAAATTACAATCAAATATTTGCTAGAGATATTGGGTTTGTAATTGATGATATTTTTGTAAAATCGAATATTCTTCCAGATCGCGAACGAGAGTTGGATGCAATTCAATATGTAATAGATCAAATTGACCCGTTAAAAGTGGTGCGTCCGCCAGAAGAAGTTCATATTGAAGGAGGAGATGTAATGCTTTGGAACGATCATATTTTTATTGGAACTTATAAAGGAAGTGATTATAAAGACTACATTACAGCAAGAACCAATATGCATGGTGTAAATTATATCAAAGAATTGTTTCCGAATAAAATTGTTAAGGAATTTGATTTAGTGAAGTCTAAGTTGGAAGCTCGTGATAATGCATTGCACCTAGATTGTTGTTTCCAGCCTGTTGGAAAAGATAAAGGTATTATTTATAAAAGAGGTTTCCGTGAAGAAGCTGATTATCTCTATTTAGTGAAGCTTTTTGGGAAGGAAAATTTGTTTCATATTGAAAGAAATGAAATGTACAACATGTTTTCGAACGTATTTTCAATTGATGAAAATGTTGTAGTTTCTGAAAAGAATTTTACAAGATTGAATAACTGGCTTCGCGAAAAAGGTTTTACTGTTGAAGAAATTCCATACGCTGAAATTGCAAAACAAGAAGGATTGTTGAGATGTTCAACTTTGCCATTGATTAGAGACTAA